atatttatcaaTCTATGAACctatttatcttttatctatctatctatgtctgtCTATCCATCTATATATCTGTTTAAACTAGTATTTTTCTATCTGTATCTATCTATGTAACTATCTATTTCTTTTATCTACCCCTGTATTAGTTCATATATTTATATCTATGTCTCTAATTACTCATATATTTATATCTACCTATGTATATCTGTCTATCCAtctatttaaattaatatttttctatcgATGTCTATCTATTTTTAAtacacctatttatttatttatatatttacatcTATCTACACATCCGTCTAtctatttaaattaatatttttctatctGTATCTATCTATGTAACTGTCTCTCTACCACTCCTATAGCCccctccaaataaataaataataactaataaaaattaaaaacgacgCACCTAAGAGGAGTTATCagaataaaacgaaattttacatacCTAATGATAACATTAATATAAGAAAAACATTACAaactgaaagcaaaatgatcatttattaatgGAAAATCCCAACTAATGGAGGTTTTAATGCCCTATTGAGCCACCCCTAGCAATAACGTTCGAGGCGATACAGACGAGTACTAAGGCATAACAATCTAGTAAGATGTCCTGCGTCATCTCGCGCACCACAGTTACTGTAAACGTGCTACTCAGTCAATGAAGCTCACAGGATGTTTAACTTACCGTCCCAAGTGATAAACCCATTTCGTGACAAATCAAAGGATCCCGCAAGCCAGAGAAGGTGATAATGTGAAAGAGAAAATCCTGGGAGTCCCTTGCTGTGCgtgaccgagcattgtcctgTTTAAAAATGGCTGCTGGGACCCCTGGCATGAGTGTCAACTCATGTTACTGAAGTACGGCACGAACGTACCATTAAGCTGTCATGTTGTTGCGGATTAATATTGGGAAAAACTGTGTATCATATGCCATGGCACCTGGTAATATCACCCAAGCCACAGATGCGGTGTGCCACTGTAAACCAGGGTTTAAGATACGTTCAAACttattttagcaaaaaagctaaaattgggAGAAAGACTTTAgcaaaatggaggggggggggggtgctaaaaTATGGAAGGTTTACATATAAAACGAATACGTTGACATATTGTTTTCACTGATTCaatgtgtttcatctccagttgaaaacgAAATTCGAAATTCATCCATGACGTCTTTAGGGAAATAAATACACGGTAGCTAATGTTTCTttaagattagaaaaaaaaaaaaatagaatcataCTCAGCTTTGAGAGGAACCAAGTTTTATCTTTAAAACGCTAATAATGCAATTATTGGGGGGAAATAGTATAATGTCTGATTAAGACAAAGTATTGCTGAATTTATAGGTAGTTGAAACATGTCGACTAAGATTTATAAAAAGATCAAGTTCTATCGCCATGTTTGCTTGCTCTCTTGGattgtgtatcatttttttacttttttgagcataaaaactaaaatactttGCTTCATTTTCGCAACttagatagtgttttcgcattttgcgaaaaatgtgaCTGTAGCGGAAGCCTTGCTGTAAACAGAGGCAGGATTACACTGTCGCCTCCTATGTCGCGTTCGACAGGATTGGACTGCATTCCATGATCCCCCATATCTACTACTATGTGTGGTTTGAGGAGAGTCGATAACCTGTACACGCGTAATGTTAAATTTCTATAAACTTCATGTACATTCTTcccaaaaaagttttaatgatagAAACTTTCACAGTGTTTTCAAAAGATATCAAAGAGTCTaatgaagttaaaatttaaggcgattctatttatttcataattatgaaattttaaccgatattaattttttaaatgaaaaaaaagaccgTTTTTGACAATAAAGACAGCTGTTTAGGAAAAAGTGAGTAAAACTTCACAATGATAAACATATGAATGAAAATGTGGTGAACATTTCAAAGTAATATGAGAATTAGTTTCCCAGAAAAAGGAacatcagttttaaaattgaCGTTTTCAGAAAACTGCGTTGTACATTTTAATGCATTCCTACTCGattataatatttaaattgagttacttttaatctacatagaaacatgaatttcGTGTTGCTTGGAAgctcttgatttgaatattttcaatatatacgagtaaaaactgaaaattaaaaaaaaaaagttttaatgtaccGACTCCGCTTAATCTGTTGGCGGGATTGGACTGTAACCGAATTGATCCAGATCATTTTTAGCGACGAATCGAGATTCAATTTGAGGGTTGATGACAAATTGTGTACGCTGGGTGTATACAAAACATGGCTTGCAACAAATTGCTTTCTTTCTGCAATTTCTAGGGGCGCTCTCAGACATCTAGAgacgggattttttcaaaaattgcccaatttttttctctattatagagcataataaattaaaaatttacttagtTGCGATGgctaaggattaaaaaaaaagaagttaaatgtGAAGAATTTATAAATAAGTAGAATTAGCTATGATATGCTTTTGGTTTTAATAAGTGCATTAACGTAAAACATGTACATAAATTTAAGCTTGGCAATTTCAcgagaaaaaagttattttctatgTTTATTTCTCCTTTGAAAAGTTATAATAATCTCGAAAAATCAAACAACAATCTGATAGAATCCCTCGCTAGCAGTTGTTCTACTTGACTTTTCGGAGAACTTATATAAAATTTAGAGTATTGTTCTTTTTCTAAGATTTTCGTCTTACTAAAATTGGAATTCTCAAACGGATCAAAATCCGTTTTGGTTGCAATCGTAGGAAAAAATATCACAGCTTTTGGCGAGTTTTCCTTTCTGTTTACTCTAGTACCGAATAAAGAATATGcaagaaatttgttttaattcattaattttggaCGAATAGCAAATAAATTGTCCTTTTAAAGAGAACAGAGACATATccttgctatttaaaaaaaataaataaaatgacaacCAAGGTTGGGATGTGGATCCCAACCAGCAAGATATGAAATACGCCGGCGCAGCACTCTCATTTTAAAACCCCCCTTGGCGAGGAGCGCTCCCGGAGAAGGGTGCCAGGGCTCTGGTCTTAAAATCGCCAAGGCGCGGGGCTGCGCCCTGAGAGAGGATGTCCCCCTCCGACGTCGGCAACCCTTCTCCGGTCGCGGCGGCGAGTAGCAGTAGTAGCGGGAGCCGCCGCCGGCGAGTCAGATCGCCGAGGCGCCGCCGCCGAACGATGACCGCCTCGACGGCCCGCGAGTACGGGGCGGGCCCGTGCCGCGTCAACACGCTGCCCCCGCTGTACCCGCACTGCATGCGGCACCAGCAGCACCGGTGCCTGTACGGGAACCCTCAAGCGCCCCTGGGGCGGTGCCTGCCCCAGGCGGCTAGCGACGGGCACCTGGACGGGCTGCTCCAGCGCCGCGCCTCGGAGCGCAGCAGGGCGCCGCCGCCCCTGCCGCCCGCGCCTCCCCCGATCAAGCGCCCTCTGCCCAGCGACGGCCTGCTCGTGCTGAAGGTGGTGAGCTCGGCGTGCGCTGAGCCGGACAAGAAGGCGCACTACGAGATCGTGAGCGTGAACGAGAGGCACGGCCGGTTCCGGAAGGCGGTGCCGTGCATGCCGCTTGCCCTCTCCATCCTGCTGTGCATCGTCAACATGCTGGCGCCCGGATTCGGTGAGTACAACACTCTCAGTCTGTGTGGCATGGGTCGAAAATGGGATGTGAGTGTCGAAATTATGACTAGGACaagtgtaagtggcaaaattaaaaatttggagataaccagtacacatggtaggtgaacctctcctctgtcctggggcaagagatggtactagtatccctagtagttgctgctatacagaatgatttagaaaaaaaatttaatgaaagcctgcctagggtgttatcttcaaacgcgttttactcaaaacttgaaaacatccgcttgcatccctttgcttctccactgcctcatttgaggcagtgagaagtaaatgGATGTACGTGGCCAAATTAaagatttggagataaccagtacacatggtaggtgaacctctcctctgtcttggggcaagagatggtgctagtagccctggtaggtgctgcccTACAGAAAGAtttcaatggaagcctacctaggatgttatctttaaagttgttttacttagtacttgaaaatgcccacttacatccctttatttctcactgcctcatatggtacactgttaaaattttttcctgaaattttaaggtaaaaaataCTACCGTCCATGATGACAGCACATTTTATAGGGGCCCTGGAATGGGAGACAGAACCTGGAAGTTGGAGTTGGGAGTCAAAGGCTTTAATCTCTAAGAGTCAGTGTCGGTCATTttgtccgcaactctgccaggaTTATTGGGTAAGAGTAGTAGTCGAatttattttggggtaaaggggTTGGAGTCAAAACTCAAAAAtgccaggagtcggagtcggtcattttccctccgacacCGCAGCTCTGCCTTTTACCATGCATATAGAATAGAATATAtttcactgtaaaattttacgatcGAAAAACAAGAATTCTGGCTAGTTATCTTCtccttctctactaataataaagcgaaaaatctctctgtctggatctctgtgacgcgcctagcgcctagatcgttcggccgattttcatgaaatttgacgcagaattagtttgtagtatgggggtgtgcgcctcgaagcgatttttcgaaaattcgattttgttctttttctattccaattttaagaacattttactgagcaaattatcagaaCATAGAACctaggcgagcaaatgaacatagcaaattggctagaaattcatcatccattatttgtaaatatacaagctaaccgaatgaccttttaattttctactacgagcaaagccgtgcgggtaaggccagttactaataataaagctgaaagtctctttgtctggatatctgtcaggatctccgtgacgcgcatagcgcctacaccgttcagccgatatttatgaaatttggcaaaaaattagtttgtagcatggggacgtgcacctcgaagcgatttttcgaaagttcgattttgttctttttctattccaattttaagaaaattttcccgagcaaaattatcataagatggacgagtaaattaccaagttatcataacgtggaaccgtaacatgagtaagccaattggcgagaaattcaccatacattatttgtaaatatacaggcgaaccaaaagaccttttattttctgctacgggcaaagttGTGCGGTACCACTAGTGCTGAATAAAAGAACCAGTTTCAAGCAATGTAGTTCGAACTTGACATCTCATTGTTCGATGTACGGCGTGCTAGCGCCAATGCTGATTGTGACTCCAGAGAGGAGCGAGAGTGGGGAATTATGCGCTTCATAGGCAAGTGGTGGGTACCAGTTGGTGATGCAGTTGCTTCTTTTTTCTGGTAAGATTTACTGCAAAATTTCACCTTACTGTAAACATACACtccatttaaagttaaatttgccgcataatttttctgaatttttagcaGTATATTATAAACTCGCATCTGTTTTGCGAAAAGAGATGGTATTAGTTGCCGTGGTAGGTCTATACTGTCGTGCTAaacgcaaaagtcgtatctgcatctgtgttcaaaatgagaaattaccGTTTAAAGTTATGTGACTCCGTGCATTTGATACGAATGcagctttttcagaattttttaaacacattttcctATTCACAAacgaccataaaacattgtatttaggtaaaatatgtgacaaagaatcacttggtgatcgtaactcagttttgataaaaagtgcagatacgacttttgtgcttagcacggcagtatacggCATGGTTTAGAGAAGCGTTATAATGAAACCGCGCCTTCTGTTTGAACTTTGCTCtcggttttattcaaaacttcaaGAAGCCtagttacatccctttgcttcttactgcctcaattggGGCATTATGATGTGAGTTCCcgttgttgttgctgttgtcgtgtgccagctggGCTGGCAATTTTggttgcgctgcttcacttttccaactgtaccataatttggtgtgaattCTGACTTCCACAATacaggacccgtttatagggtaggcatccattcacagcataacaacacatccacacaaagaaaggacaaggacaggagagagaaagtacgtccatgtccGAACAGGGATTAAAACCCAGAACCTCCCCATTGCAGTCAGGCTGccctgaccactagacaaggcaggagGCAAGTTTCAGTTTGAAATGGTTGCTAGAGTAGTGCTTCCCTACGTGTGATACGTGCCTCACCTCTTCAACCTCTTCAAACCCCCTCTGGTTACGCCGTGGTTACTACCATGCAGGGTcgcagagagccaaggtgggACACGAGTCAATTTCATCACCGAGCCCTCGCACCCCTTCCCCTAAAaaagaagagggaaaaaaaagaaagaaaattaaactgcTTGCTGGAaaacaactaacaattaattttaagtgctgcaacagtaaataccaaaagagtaaattttacaaacaatcaaaattttaattcagggATACTACTTGCTAAttaatccaaaaagaaaaaaaatacgagACAGAAATTCACacattaaaaccaaattttcatACACTGAAACTATGCACATTCACTATATCGAACTTATTTCAAAGCAACCTTCCTTGCTttttaatttgtgaaatgatttaTAACTTCATCGAGGTTCAAATTTCGTGAAAGCTTGTTCTCCAGTGCTAAAACTGTGAGACTAGTTGCCCGTTGCAATCTACTTTAGGAACGCTATTTGATAATCAATCTTAAAATAAGAATGTTTGATGAAcaggtactgtctgaccacggattgtatggaaagacaaacatccgttttacagccggaaatggacaatcTACTATTTTTTTAGCGATTCCAACTTTTGcaaaagcagagtctcattcaaatgagcggaataccggcatcaaatttttaattttccctctcattcagatagattcctCTTATCTGGACGTtcgaaaattccatacaatccgtggatttacagtagtattttatcaataataaatttttgttcattatgTAAGATGAAAAgctaagctttaaaataaaatgtctttgaacaatgcTATGTCTAACGTCCGAAGACAATGCTTTGAAGAAACTGCTATCTTGCTTTCTTTTATTAACgatcaaaattatgaaaagttcattttcaaaagtattgCAGTTTATTTTAGAGTGATAGACAGGGATATGTGGAAACATACATTGAGACGGGAACCCAATAGTGTAAACATGCCCCTGACGTCAGTAATACTATTCGCAATTCTCAACTAAATAAGCTCTCATGAATTCtaaagatcgtttttttttttgccgagaggGGAGGGGGACGAAACTATTATACATATAATGTATACAAAAGGTTGCATGCACGGAACGATCGACGTATATTTCACCACACTTTCACCCTCCATTAATGAGATCAGAGAACATTTGTTCATTTGCGAACACTCAGgctaaaagaacattttattgaCGTTTTCGTTTGTTCAGAGctcctttcttttttgtttgtttgtttccccccctttttcttcctttctatttttctttctttctttttttgcggcGGTCCCCagggcccgggcccctagtttccgactaggctgacatggcttctCGTCGGGCCTGCTACCATGATCAGCAACTTTGAGGTTATCCCTTAGTCCGAAGTCACAggattgaaaacttttttaaaatgtcttcatGTATTACTGAGTTTGAAGTGgggaaataatttactttttgtgtattttcaaaatagaacTTTTCTTATTAAGATCTTTTATTTTACATAAACTAGTTTGGTGACATTACTTTTGTTACGTTTAAATTGCACCCACAATACATGTTTCCTTCACTACCGTTCAGGATGAAGccgaatttttttataatatagcAAAATTAAATCCCGTATTCTGTAGCTAACAAATCGGCACAATTATTTAGTGAGTTCTACTGGCGTGGGTAGGCAAAGATCAGTAACTGcaaattattcctttttaatttttcattttttcgcatcctgttgtacgttagctttattgtacaagcttgcttatttggtttcctctggaaaaaaaaaaaaaaagcgtggaaaAAAGAAAACGCCTAATTCCAGCATTTTCCTTCTGTTAGTATTGAAttaaaaacacgtttcttcaaatatctcggaaactcATTTCCCCAGATACTGCCGTTTAAAAGCGCAGGGTAGATTTGCAGTTGTATTGTACGAGTTAACTATGATGGCAGCGTACCAGATCCCAATGATATGTTTTGTTTAAtcaatttagttatttttcaacACTATTAGATCTGCTGTTCACTTTATTAGAGTTTTAACAATGAcagcattaaatgtttttatttacagATATCGAAAACAGATCTTCctttatgtttgaaatttaaatccattttggattaaaatctaaaatggattttaaacataaatgtctaaaatacattttaaacataaatggattttaaacatttatgtttaaaaaccataaaaaataaatgtttcatggtttttaaatataatactatTGTTTTTGACTGATATCCTCGTTCGATTAATACAGAACTTTTAAAACTCTTACCTTTGTTTTTCTgtctttatattatttttaaaaatattttaaaggggcattttttgagataaaaatcCGGGTTCTACTGTTGAGTATGGTTTGATTTTCATGGTCTCTGTAAACATCAAAATAGCTTTCCCAcatgtttaaaagaaatttgtCTGACTTCTTAATTTTGTGCCCCGGACCTTCCTCATATTGATACTACATCTCCCGTCGCGCAGGTAAAGTCCTTTGCAACCCGCAACTGTTTTTAGACTATTTAGAGATGTTTGGAATCATGGGCATTGTCTATCCCTGCTAGACAATTtcaagataagtaaaaaaaaaaaaaaaatctaataatttCATAGGACTACTGCGgtaggcaggtaaagggcagtaactgcaaatttttctttctgcctttttgtcatctgttgttgTAGGTCAACTTTGTATAAGCAAGCTTGTTGTacgtacaagcttgcttatttagtggccactaaaaaaaaaaaaaaaaaacccttgtaggaaaaaaaaacgtcaaattccgaAATTTTCCTTTTgtcagtattgaatccaaaacgtgcttcttcaaatatctcgacaatggggtcttttccaaaattttaaaagtatttttttctgaaagggtatgcttaaaaatataggatctgactattttttttttaaataatttgttcaagtttaatattaaaaaaaaaaaaaaaaaactacttaaatcggtgcgctttcattgtttacgtttctgtcgtgtgacatcacaaatgatgaaatgccatttagtgttgcaaTTCCCGGAGAAAAATACTTAATTCACAGCTTTacccacgtgtattggcaacgatatggatgatagcaagcgtagagcgcaatatttaattcgcttcttgattatcataacgtaggaacgtggtagaaagatgcgccacacaatttgcatcatttgtgacgtcataaagaccacaccttgttttcaaaatcggacattaaaaaaaattaattaaaaaataactgttgtgaaaatgaaagtattttctgggtccgtgttattttttttcactcattctatcaatgtcagtgattaaaagtagtacttttg
This window of the Uloborus diversus isolate 005 chromosome 4, Udiv.v.3.1, whole genome shotgun sequence genome carries:
- the LOC129220919 gene encoding protein stum homolog, whose protein sequence is MTASTAREYGAGPCRVNTLPPLYPHCMRHQQHRCLYGNPQAPLGRCLPQAASDGHLDGLLQRRASERSRRPLPSDGLLVLKVVSSACAEPDKKAHYEIVSVNERHGRFRKAVPCMPLALSILLCIVNMLAPGFGTFLAALTVLCGCPTEYDDKCTAFLYNVLASLLQLFTALIVVGWVWSIMWGITFVSISITKKEHDIVAASL